The window ACAACACCACCGCATTGGCCGTAAATGCACCGCACGCAGCGTAATAGAGTTTTCCGGGCCAGCGACTGCGCAAAAACATGATGCCAATCAACGGCAGCATCGCAGCCATAAACGCAGCAAAAAAGTTGGCCTCGGAGAAATCCGCTCCGCCAATCCCTTCAAGGCGTCCGCGGGAGAACGCACTGTAAGGAACACTCCAGGCCTTAATCCCCAAGAGAAACGCCGCCGAGGACAGCACCGCGAAAAGACCTTTGAGTTTGTTGAGGTCCGTAATGACATGGGTCATCATCAGGGTGAAAATAAAGATTTTTGCCAACTTGATGGCAGGATGATCGGTGCTGCCATAGCGACCAACCGTTTGCGGTGCGAAAAAGTAGAGCCCCCAGACAACCAGCAGAAACAGCACCATCAACCACTCTTGCTTCTCAATCAGCTTTTCACCAAAACGCAATTTCTTACGCTGCAAAAAGATTCCTGCCATGGTGGCCAGAGCCAAGGTGAATGAGAAACGGATCCCCATTTGCGCAAAAGGCCGCCCCCACCACTGATCCGCCGGATTGAGGCAATAATCCGCCAGGTAGCCATAGATTCCCAACTGGGGCAAAGCCAGGGCACCCAACACGCAAAAGGTAAAGACACTGATAAAGAGTAGTCCTCGACTCGACACGTTAACCCCTCTGTCCGTCGTCAAAAGATGCGTGAACCAGAGTTTCCAGCTCGGCAACTTCAACACGCATCCGTTCTTCCCAGCTCCAAAATGTTTTTGACAGCTCTTTTTGAGCCATACTGAGCTGGTGTCTCAATGCGTCATCCTGGCATAACTCAACAAGGTGCGCCCCCAGTGTTTCCGCATCATCCGCCTCAGACAACAGCGCATTGTGACGATGTTTCAACAGATCCGCCGTCGAAAAATCGCTAACAGAGACAACCGGCAAACCGGCCCAGGCCGCCTCATAAAGCGGATTACACCGATTGGTCACATCGTTGGTCAGCAGAAAAACATCTGCCGTATTCATCAGCGCCCAGATATCATCATGGGCCACCGCCCCCAACCAGACCACGGCATCGCCGAGATTCAGCTTTTTTGCCAGAGCTATGAGGTTGTCGCGTTCCGGCCCGTCACCGGCCACAATCAACTGACAGGCCACGTTCTGCCGTCGGCAGACAGCCAACGCCTGCAACATGCGATCAATCCTTTTCCAATAGCTCAACCGTGAACAGGACAGAGCCCAAGAAGTGTCTGGATTCAACGCCGCAAAACGGGCCACCAGCTCCTTTCGCGACAGATCCGGCGGAGTGGAGGGTGGTTCAACACCATTTTGCCAGAAGCGAAAACGCTGCCCGGAAACGCCGAATTTCTGCGCCACCTCATCGCCACGGGTACCGTCATTGGCGCAAATCAGCAGATCGGAAGGCACCAGGTAACCGGCCGCTGCTGTCGGGTAACGCAGCGAAACCAGAGGTTTCTTCATCAGATCAGCCAAAAAGGTACCGTACAAGCGGGTCACATTGGGAACCTTCCATAAGCGGCTGACCAGAAAACCGCTCAGGGCAGCATACTGATTGTGGGCGTAGACCAGTTGCGACGTAAAACCATGATGACGTACCCGTCTCGCTGCCAAGGTCAGGCTGACCGTCAACGCCAGAAGCATGAACACATTCAACAACCAGCGCAGCACATAGGGGACAGA of the Desulfuromonas acetoxidans DSM 684 genome contains:
- a CDS encoding O-antigen ligase family protein, which translates into the protein MSSRGLLFISVFTFCVLGALALPQLGIYGYLADYCLNPADQWWGRPFAQMGIRFSFTLALATMAGIFLQRKKLRFGEKLIEKQEWLMVLFLLVVWGLYFFAPQTVGRYGSTDHPAIKLAKIFIFTLMMTHVITDLNKLKGLFAVLSSAAFLLGIKAWSVPYSAFSRGRLEGIGGADFSEANFFAAFMAAMLPLIGIMFLRSRWPGKLYYAACGAFTANAVVLCRSRGAFLGLVMGAVAAFIFAPKKYRKHIVILCMAGMVGVIYLSDDFFIQRIMSISTDQSEMDESSSSRIRLWKAGLRMVASHPLGIGPGNWYQTIGRYIPEYEGKDSHSTYVKCFAELGVIGLAVFLLFLLQSSLNLRHIYLQVHSLPPPEEEEFTQLYFAILVALVIFMTCALTITMIYTEILWVLLMLPVCLKRSLDNYLQDQEETDGF
- a CDS encoding glycosyltransferase family 4 protein, with product MVKTSLKILHISALPVWSMEGKGGMPSLRETLNGHVAGGHELELVLPRFDPFSDDAKPLTIPDGQPFSVYFAPCRWLPLFKKVRYAARRLGNNDSVPYVLRWLLNVFMLLALTVSLTLAARRVRHHGFTSQLVYAHNQYAALSGFLVSRLWKVPNVTRLYGTFLADLMKKPLVSLRYPTAAAGYLVPSDLLICANDGTRGDEVAQKFGVSGQRFRFWQNGVEPPSTPPDLSRKELVARFAALNPDTSWALSCSRLSYWKRIDRMLQALAVCRRQNVACQLIVAGDGPERDNLIALAKKLNLGDAVVWLGAVAHDDIWALMNTADVFLLTNDVTNRCNPLYEAAWAGLPVVSVSDFSTADLLKHRHNALLSEADDAETLGAHLVELCQDDALRHQLSMAQKELSKTFWSWEERMRVEVAELETLVHASFDDGQRG